Part of the Methylorubrum populi genome is shown below.
CCGATATCGGAGCCGACGGCGCGGGCCTGGTCTCCCTGCTGGACACTGGAGCAGACCCTGGCCACGAAGTCGTTCCCGGCCTGATAGACCCCGCCCGCCGTCAGCACGATGCCGATGCCGGCCAAGCTGTAGGGGGACGCCACGACCTGAGCGGCCGAGAACACGTCGTTGATGTCACTGTAATCGCTCTTGGAGGCGAGGTCGGCCATCGTGATCGTGGCCTGGGCGAGACGATTGTTGGTGGCGATGGCCCGCGGGATCTCGATCGTGGCCACGAACAGGAGCAGGAGGACGGGGGCGATGAAAGCGAACTCGACGGCGCTCGCCCCGCCCTGAGCCCGGCCGAAGCGGACGAGAGTCCGCGTGAGCGGATGCTCCGCCGCGACGGCGCGCCCTCGCGCCGGGAAGGGCCGGCGCAGCCTCATGGACACGACCCTTCCGCATAGCTTTCCGCCCGGAAGACCGCCGTCG
Proteins encoded:
- a CDS encoding TadE/TadG family type IV pilus assembly protein yields the protein MRLRRPFPARGRAVAAEHPLTRTLVRFGRAQGGASAVEFAFIAPVLLLLFVATIEIPRAIATNNRLAQATITMADLASKSDYSDINDVFSAAQVVASPYSLAGIGIVLTAGGVYQAGNDFVARVCSSVQQGDQARAVGSDIGPPPAGTASKGDRFVMAETRLSYRPLFSFFPFLNGLTFTAKTVWPVREGIAKNGQVEVVLPGGSPCPA